A window of Pedobacter lusitanus contains these coding sequences:
- a CDS encoding TonB-dependent receptor, whose translation MKKIIVVVALLFFTGTAYTQNIYKALIKDAKTNHILPGAILKVEGTQIHAVADSTGLFTVSNIPAGKQLLEFSYTGFEPETVLVTFPVIQTAPMLVLLKAVKPEEELDEVTISATRGTRTISSIPTRVEVIAGEELDEKGNMKPGDIRMMLAESTGIQTQQTSAISGNSSIRIQGLDGKYTQLIRDGFPLYSGFSGGLGLLQIAPLDLQQVEVIKGSSSTLYGGGAIAGLVNLVSKKPTAGRQLNFLLNGTSALGLDLSSFYAQKFNQTGVTVYAAYNKGTAYDPAAIGLTAIPEFDRFTLNPKMFFYFNKKTTLSAGLNLTHEKRLGGDLEYIKGNGNSAHTYFEENKTDRYSTQVELEHKLNEKEKIVIRNAVSYYDRSIRLPDYLFSGAQLATYSEANYTHSGNKAEWIAGLNLLTDNFREHRNSNFALRSYNYTTIGAFIQHTWNVSGKIVIESGIRSDYHNDYGLFFLPRISALWKIDDHFSTRLSGGLGYKAPGIFTEDAERIQFRNVLPVDVANTRAERSYGANYDINYHTAWFDDLLSFSVNQLFFYTRINNPILLNPAGNGNLEYVQPKGNLNTKGIETNAKFGYRDFKLFIGYTMADVNQETRGNSTTYALVSRHRLNNVLMYELEDQWKIGAEAYYFSKQRLSDGSTGRSYWTAGLMAEKLWKHFSVFMNFENLTDVRQTKFDAIYSGSITSPVFKDIYAPVDGFVMNSGVKIKL comes from the coding sequence ATGAAGAAAATTATTGTGGTTGTTGCATTACTGTTTTTTACAGGGACTGCTTATACCCAAAACATTTATAAAGCACTCATTAAAGATGCTAAGACAAATCATATTCTTCCAGGCGCAATTTTAAAAGTGGAGGGGACACAGATTCATGCAGTAGCAGATAGTACGGGTCTTTTTACGGTGAGTAATATCCCTGCTGGTAAACAGTTACTGGAATTTAGTTATACTGGTTTTGAGCCGGAAACCGTGCTGGTAACTTTTCCTGTAATTCAGACTGCTCCAATGCTTGTTTTACTGAAAGCAGTGAAACCGGAGGAAGAATTGGATGAAGTGACGATTTCGGCTACCCGGGGTACAAGAACAATTTCCAGTATTCCTACACGTGTAGAAGTCATTGCGGGGGAAGAACTGGATGAGAAAGGAAATATGAAACCAGGAGATATCCGCATGATGCTTGCTGAAAGTACAGGTATACAGACCCAGCAGACTTCAGCAATCAGTGGAAATTCCAGTATCCGGATACAGGGACTTGACGGGAAATATACACAGCTTATCCGTGATGGTTTTCCTTTGTATTCCGGTTTTTCGGGTGGGTTGGGATTATTGCAGATTGCTCCTCTGGATCTTCAGCAGGTTGAAGTAATCAAAGGATCTTCTTCTACCTTGTATGGGGGCGGGGCAATAGCCGGACTGGTGAATCTGGTGTCTAAGAAACCAACGGCCGGCCGGCAGCTTAATTTCCTTTTAAACGGAACCTCAGCTCTCGGGTTGGATCTCAGTAGTTTTTATGCACAGAAGTTTAATCAGACAGGTGTTACAGTTTATGCAGCCTATAATAAGGGTACGGCATATGATCCCGCAGCTATTGGTCTGACAGCAATACCGGAATTTGATCGTTTTACGCTGAATCCGAAAATGTTCTTTTACTTCAATAAGAAAACAACGCTTTCGGCAGGATTGAATTTAACCCATGAAAAAAGGTTAGGGGGAGATCTGGAGTATATTAAAGGGAACGGAAACAGCGCACATACTTATTTTGAAGAAAATAAAACCGACAGGTATAGTACTCAGGTCGAGCTGGAACACAAACTAAATGAAAAAGAAAAAATAGTCATCCGCAATGCGGTAAGTTATTATGACCGGAGTATCCGCCTGCCTGATTACTTGTTTTCCGGTGCTCAGTTAGCTACTTATAGTGAAGCGAATTATACGCATAGTGGCAATAAGGCGGAATGGATTGCAGGACTCAATTTATTGACAGACAATTTCAGAGAACACAGGAATAGTAATTTTGCACTGAGAAGTTATAATTATACTACTATTGGTGCTTTTATTCAGCATACCTGGAATGTCTCCGGAAAAATTGTAATTGAATCGGGTATAAGAAGTGATTATCATAATGATTATGGGTTGTTTTTCTTACCGCGAATCTCGGCACTCTGGAAGATCGATGATCATTTTTCCACCAGACTGAGTGGTGGCCTGGGGTATAAGGCTCCGGGTATTTTTACGGAAGATGCTGAACGGATTCAGTTTCGTAATGTGCTCCCGGTTGATGTAGCAAATACCCGGGCAGAACGTTCTTATGGAGCTAATTATGATATTAATTACCATACAGCATGGTTTGATGATCTGTTAAGTTTCAGTGTTAACCAGCTCTTTTTCTATACCCGTATCAATAATCCAATCCTGCTTAATCCTGCTGGCAATGGAAATCTTGAATATGTACAGCCTAAGGGCAATTTAAATACGAAGGGAATTGAAACCAATGCGAAGTTTGGCTATAGAGATTTTAAATTGTTTATTGGTTATACAATGGCTGATGTAAATCAGGAGACAAGAGGGAACAGTACGACTTATGCTCTGGTATCCAGGCACCGGCTTAATAATGTACTGATGTATGAACTGGAAGACCAGTGGAAAATTGGTGCTGAAGCCTATTATTTTAGTAAACAAAGATTAAGTGATGGCTCAACCGGAAGAAGCTACTGGACAGCAGGATTAATGGCCGAGAAATTATGGAAACATTTCTCGGTTTTCATGAATTTTGAGAATCTGACAGATGTCCGGCAGACGAAATTTGATGCAATTTATTCCGGGAGTATTACCAGTCCGGTTTTTAAGGATATATATGCTCCTGTTGATGGTTTTGTAATGAATAGTGGAGTAAAGATAAAGCTGTAA
- a CDS encoding TetR/AcrR family transcriptional regulator, producing the protein MARNKEFDVTERLGKAKDLFWEKGYNATSMQDLVNAMALNPGSIYGTFGGKHQLFIESLKLYSKQTLDEYENAAAQSKSPFGSVKAIIQKAIERAFTENKACMVVKSSFELASVDTDTHRLLKQQTTELISFLEKLLKLGQESGEVNPDKDVKVMATFIVASFAGFWHMQVLLDDQDMAIATGNFLIESLQ; encoded by the coding sequence ATGGCACGTAACAAAGAATTTGATGTAACGGAAAGACTGGGAAAAGCTAAAGACCTTTTTTGGGAAAAGGGCTATAATGCGACATCTATGCAGGATTTAGTCAATGCCATGGCGCTGAATCCGGGTAGCATTTACGGTACTTTTGGGGGTAAACACCAGTTATTCATAGAAAGCTTAAAACTATATAGCAAGCAGACACTGGATGAATATGAAAATGCAGCAGCCCAATCCAAATCTCCTTTTGGTTCGGTGAAAGCTATAATTCAGAAAGCCATAGAACGGGCCTTTACAGAAAACAAAGCCTGCATGGTTGTAAAATCTTCATTTGAACTGGCCAGCGTTGATACTGATACTCATCGTTTACTGAAGCAGCAAACTACAGAGCTGATCAGTTTTCTGGAAAAGTTATTGAAACTGGGACAGGAAAGCGGAGAAGTTAATCCGGATAAAGATGTTAAAGTGATGGCGACATTTATCGTTGCCAGTTTCGCTGGTTTCTGGCATATGCAGGTTTTGCTTGATGATCAGGATATGGCTATAGCAACAGGTAATTTTTTAATAGAGAGTTTGCAGTAA
- a CDS encoding oxidoreductase produces the protein MRTEQKVWLVTGVSGGLGKELAKKIHESGDIIIGTVRNEEDKKRFELDFPERSKAVFLDLADTAAMSAVVAESLKAFGKIDVLVNNAGYGLFGFVEEATEAELRHQIDISFIGVWKLIKEVLPSMRKRGKGHIIQISSRVGIAAGTGGGLYAAGKFALEGMSEALAQEVAPFGIKVTLAEPGPLRTDFFGRSVVFTAEEIPEYKSAVADIRERSRKVNGTQGGDPAKVAAVIVEISKLENPPLRLPFTQATIDSLEQKISSFQQIIADWKEVAVSVAY, from the coding sequence ATGAGAACAGAACAAAAAGTATGGCTGGTTACAGGTGTTTCCGGCGGATTAGGAAAAGAACTGGCAAAGAAGATTCATGAATCTGGTGATATAATCATTGGTACGGTAAGAAATGAAGAAGACAAAAAACGTTTTGAACTCGATTTTCCCGAACGGAGTAAGGCCGTGTTTTTAGATCTGGCTGATACTGCCGCGATGTCTGCTGTTGTGGCTGAAAGTCTGAAAGCATTTGGGAAAATTGACGTGCTGGTTAATAATGCTGGTTACGGACTTTTTGGTTTTGTGGAAGAAGCTACTGAAGCTGAACTGCGTCATCAGATAGATATAAGTTTTATTGGGGTATGGAAATTAATTAAAGAAGTATTGCCTTCCATGCGGAAAAGAGGAAAAGGACATATTATTCAGATTTCATCAAGGGTAGGAATCGCCGCAGGTACTGGCGGAGGTTTATATGCTGCTGGTAAATTTGCTCTTGAAGGGATGAGCGAGGCACTGGCGCAGGAAGTAGCTCCGTTTGGGATAAAGGTAACACTGGCAGAACCAGGTCCTCTGAGAACAGATTTTTTTGGCAGATCAGTTGTTTTTACAGCTGAAGAAATTCCTGAATATAAGTCGGCCGTTGCTGACATCCGTGAAAGAAGCAGAAAAGTCAATGGAACACAAGGCGGGGACCCTGCTAAAGTTGCAGCGGTAATTGTTGAAATAAGCAAACTGGAAAATCCACCGCTAAGACTTCCTTTTACCCAGGCAACTATAGATAGCCTCGAACAAAAAATAAGCTCCTTTCAGCAGATTATTGCCGACTGGAAGGAAGTAGCTGTTAGTGTAGCTTATTAA